The following proteins are co-located in the Pedobacter sp. FW305-3-2-15-E-R2A2 genome:
- a CDS encoding tail fiber protein — MDEYMGMVKIFAGNFAPRGFMFCNGQIIGIAQNSALFALLGTTYGGNGQTTFGLPDLRGRAPVGWGQGPGLSNYALGQVSGTEKTSILISNMPAHNHVATSTLTLNASDAAATVGTPVAGNALGAGKDVNTDPVSMYTTSAPNIPLTGGSVATTTALNGGNVPINILQPTLAISYIIAIEGAFPSRN, encoded by the coding sequence ATGGATGAGTACATGGGAATGGTAAAAATTTTCGCAGGCAACTTTGCACCCAGAGGTTTTATGTTCTGTAATGGTCAAATTATCGGCATAGCCCAAAATTCCGCTCTTTTTGCCCTTTTGGGAACTACTTACGGTGGAAATGGTCAGACAACCTTTGGCTTACCTGACCTTAGAGGCAGAGCTCCTGTTGGATGGGGACAAGGTCCTGGCCTGAGCAACTACGCGCTGGGACAGGTCTCAGGTACAGAAAAGACCAGCATTCTGATCAGCAACATGCCAGCACACAATCACGTTGCCACATCCACCTTAACATTAAATGCAAGCGACGCTGCTGCTACTGTTGGAACGCCGGTTGCCGGAAATGCATTGGGAGCCGGTAAAGATGTAAACACAGATCCAGTATCTATGTATACGACTTCAGCACCTAACATCCCTCTAACCGGAGGTTCTGTTGCAACAACAACAGCACTTAACGGAGGAAATGTGCCAATCAACATTCTGCAACCAACCCTTGCCATTAGTTATATCATCGCTATAGAAGGAGCTTTCCCTAGCAGAAATTAG
- a CDS encoding tail fiber protein, translating to MEEFIGVVKIFAGNYPPRGWQFCNGQILAIAPNTALFSLLGTTYGGNGSTTFALPDLRGRAPIGWGQGPGLSNYVIGESSGSENTSILINNMPAHNHVATSTLTLNASNTAATVSTPVAGNALGAGKDVNTDPVSMYTTAAPNVPLTGGSVATTVGISGGSVPISILQPTLAISYIICFQGLFPSRN from the coding sequence ATGGAGGAATTTATAGGAGTCGTTAAAATTTTTGCTGGCAATTATCCGCCAAGAGGCTGGCAATTTTGCAATGGGCAAATCCTGGCCATAGCACCAAATACCGCACTTTTTTCCCTTTTAGGAACTACCTATGGAGGAAATGGATCGACCACTTTTGCCTTGCCCGATCTCAGGGGCAGAGCTCCCATTGGCTGGGGGCAAGGACCCGGCCTGAGTAACTATGTCATAGGCGAGTCCTCTGGTTCAGAGAACACCAGCATCTTAATCAATAATATGCCGGCGCACAATCACGTTGCCACCTCTACTTTAACACTAAATGCCAGCAACACTGCAGCAACAGTTTCAACTCCTGTTGCCGGAAATGCATTGGGAGCCGGTAAAGACGTAAATACAGATCCGGTATCTATGTATACCACTGCTGCTCCTAATGTTCCTCTGACAGGGGGCTCAGTAGCGACCACAGTAGGTATTAGCGGAGGAAGTGTACCAATCAGTATTCTACAGCCTACACTGGCGATTAGTTATATCATCTGTTTTCAAGGTCTTTTTCCTAGTAGAAACTAG
- a CDS encoding tail fiber protein: MEEFIGIVKIFAGNFAPRGWMLCNGQIIGIAQNTALFSILGTTYGGNGQTTFALPDLRGRAPVGWGQGPGLSNYVLGQVSGTENTSILITNMPAHNHAAVSTLTLNASDAAATVGTPVAGNAFGAGKDVNTDPVSMYTTSAPNVPLAGGSVATTVGLSGGSVPISILQPTLAITYIICTEGIFPSRN; encoded by the coding sequence ATGGAAGAGTTCATCGGAATCGTTAAAATTTTTGCAGGCAATTTTGCGCCAAGAGGCTGGATGCTTTGCAATGGCCAAATCATCGGCATTGCCCAGAATACTGCACTTTTTTCAATTTTAGGAACCACTTATGGTGGAAATGGTCAGACGACCTTTGCTTTACCTGACCTTAGAGGCAGAGCTCCTGTTGGATGGGGACAAGGCCCTGGCCTAAGTAACTATGTGTTGGGGCAAGTCTCTGGTACGGAGAACACCAGCATTCTGATCACCAATATGCCTGCACACAATCACGCTGCCGTCTCAACTTTAACATTAAATGCAAGCGATGCTGCTGCAACTGTTGGAACGCCGGTTGCCGGAAATGCATTTGGAGCTGGTAAAGACGTAAACACGGATCCGGTATCAATGTATACGACCTCAGCACCTAACGTTCCCCTTGCAGGCGGCTCAGTAGCGACCACAGTAGGTCTTAGCGGAGGAAGTGTACCGATCAGTATTCTACAACCAACGTTAGCGATTACTTACATCATCTGCACAGAAGGTATTTTTCCTAGTAGAAACTAA
- a CDS encoding LCP family protein: MKAFIFLIFFSILCSYTSNAQDNQAQIPAAPVRKSPVPLNRSAEALGISPKVQQKIKTMTNAPINIALFAVDRRTEQEAGNSDVVMIISIDQLNGKIKMASIMRDTYVKIEGKGMDKINAAYAMGGPQLAIKTINQNFDLDIKDYMNVDFYGAAKIVDALGGIMVNVKAQELPYLNNYLDELAIYDKISAVHVQDPGLQKLNGKQTVAYTRIRAVGKGDYERTERQRSVLVSIFDKLKGSGQEIFPVFASEVLPNIETSMANFTLLNFAGSILNSKNKTIEQARFPLDKEGVGKRINNIWYLTTDLKTTTSSLHNFIYKNNTSSKK, from the coding sequence TTCCTGCAGCACCAGTTCGCAAATCTCCTGTTCCATTAAACAGGTCTGCAGAAGCATTGGGCATTTCTCCAAAGGTTCAGCAGAAAATAAAAACAATGACTAACGCTCCTATAAACATTGCACTGTTTGCGGTCGACAGGCGTACGGAACAAGAAGCGGGGAACTCCGATGTGGTGATGATAATTTCCATCGATCAGCTCAATGGAAAAATTAAAATGGCCTCCATAATGAGAGATACTTACGTTAAAATCGAGGGTAAAGGCATGGATAAGATCAATGCAGCCTATGCCATGGGTGGGCCTCAGCTGGCCATCAAGACCATCAATCAAAACTTTGATCTGGACATTAAAGATTATATGAATGTAGACTTCTACGGAGCTGCAAAAATTGTGGATGCCTTAGGTGGCATCATGGTAAATGTGAAAGCCCAGGAGCTTCCCTACCTGAATAATTACCTGGACGAACTGGCCATCTACGATAAAATTTCAGCGGTACATGTACAAGATCCCGGCCTTCAGAAACTAAACGGAAAACAGACCGTTGCCTATACCAGAATCAGAGCGGTAGGTAAAGGAGATTACGAAAGAACAGAGCGTCAACGCAGTGTTTTGGTCTCTATTTTCGACAAATTAAAAGGCTCAGGTCAGGAAATTTTTCCCGTTTTTGCCTCAGAAGTCCTCCCTAACATTGAAACCAGTATGGCCAATTTTACACTTCTAAATTTTGCGGGGAGCATTCTTAATTCAAAAAATAAAACGATCGAGCAAGCCCGGTTCCCATTAGATAAAGAAGGTGTTGGAAAAAGGATCAACAACATCTGGTACTTAACCACAGACCTGAAAACAACAACCAGTTCCCTTCACAATTTCATCTATAAAAACAACACTTCAAGCAAGAAATAA